Part of the Henckelia pumila isolate YLH828 chromosome 2, ASM3356847v2, whole genome shotgun sequence genome is shown below.
aagaaaaaacctaaaagttttttttttaatattatacaTAAACAGTTGGTCGGGTTTTTTTACTTTCggaaaccgaaccgaaaaaccaaaaatgttaaaaatcaaaatcgtAACCAACCAAAAAACCGTTTAAACTGAACCATAAAACCTTAATTTATGGTCatgttggttttttttttaaaaaaaaaaatttatccagTTACGAACACCCCTACTAATAATTTACATGTTGCAAGTATAATTTGGTTTGATTCGGTTAAGATTATGGATTTGACCCTAACTCAGTCCCAAAAGTTAGCTCAAGATAGAGGATTGTCTAAGTCCATATATGCAACTCCCGGGGACTTTATCCAACAAATGAAGGACAACTAACACACCCCCTGCCCAAGAAAGAACATATGGAGTATAAAGTTTACAAAATAGTAGGTGGTCCAACACGGCAACACAATATGGTGGAAGTGTGGAACATGATCTCTGATCAAATGTTAAGATTGTGGAATTGAGACTAACTCAACCCCTTGAACTTAGGAAGGATTGTCCAAATCCATATATGCAACTCTTAAGGATTTCAACTAACCGATACGGGACAACTACCAGGAAAGAACATCTCATATATTGACCACATCAGAAATATGACCCATGTGGGTGTGTACTAAAATATATAAACCTTCACCAGCACTTGAATAACTTTATCCCAAAAACTTCCCGAACACATTGGATTCATCATGTAAATGAAAAATTCAACTTACTGAAGGTTCACAAAAATGTCATCTTCAACAGGATCACCCACTCCATGGTTAAAAGATGGTACATACACAGATCCCTGGAGGAGAGAAGAATGCAACATGAGAGACTGAGAGTAGATACATATACATTTCATATGAACAATGGTTGCAGAAAAAAACGATGTGAAGGATGAGATTGTAATTTGTATGTTCATAATATACACCAAATCTCCATATGAATGCATCGTACTGAGATGTTAATCCAGTTAAGCAAAAAAATCAACTAGGACATAACATTGCTAGGCATAATCAGGCATAATCTAATACACCAAATCTTAAATAACTGAACTGCAAATAATCTAAACATAAATCACCTCATTTTTCAGCTTTATTAGGCATCTCAGAAGTCGTTCAGGGTCAAATGTCCAAGGAGCTGAATCAccagaaaaatatcaaaattatgagTGCATGCCAGCTAAAAGAAGCATTAAAGTAAAAAAGCCTCACCTCCCCTTCTTGCATGGGCTTCCTCTGGATCCTAACAAGAAAGAACAAATGCTCGTGATAAGATATACATGCCCGTGATAAGATATATAACAAAGTATTACTACTACTCCTAGGAAAAGACCATTCCAGAGAATAAAACTGGCAAATATAAGATGGGTGGAAAATTGCTATTTGACCTGCATCGCATCTAGTTGATGAAGGTAAAGGTGAAATCCATCCATGGGAAGCATAATAGCAACTTCTGGAGACTCAACTTGAGAATCAAAGGATGAAGATTTTTGGGCCCACAACTCATTGATGTAACGAACTATCTCGGATGCAATAGTACTCTTTCCTGAACCAGGTGGACCACACAGACCAATAATACGCCTGCAAGTTAACGCTGATCATTCCTTTTGTTTAAAACAAGAATAGCTTTTAAGATCGTGTGATTGGTCATTTCTTTTTAGAGAACAACTTTCAATAAATATCAGGTGATTGGCTTACTTAAGAACAAGGAACTCTATATTGACAGATAAAAATATACATGCAGTCGGTGTTTACTGATACTGTTTTTCTTCCTTGATTGAATTTTGTGAAGTGCGGGTAAGCTCTTTCCCAGACAAGAGGGACTGCCTCATTTCAAAAGAAGAAAACAAGTGGGAAGATTGTAAAATGACATTTTCCGAAGCAAGCATCTCCCACTCACTTAAAATTGGGATTTGATTCAGCTGCTGCAGTCGGCACAAGACGTTCTGCCAAGGTTTTGCATATCTCATCCATGCATCTGATGGAAATGAACAAATTACAGGTtaaagaaaggaaaaaagaagaaaggggCGAAACTTATAGAATAATTAAAGATATCGAGTACAATGTGATGGCGCCAATAAGTAAATTATAGAACTCATGGCATACCCTGAGTCTATGACTGGAACTTCCTTCAGATGACGATGTAAAGCCtgataaaatcaattttttgtacaaaaaCAACTGAAAACTGCTCATGAAATGTAAAAAATTTAGAGAATCTATAATTTCTAATTCAACACAAAAATAGGTGCCATTATATATTAGATTTATAATTTGAATGGCATATagaaactgaaaaaaaaaacctgCAGATTATTTTTCTTCCAAGTTAAAATTCCAGTCTGTCTCACTAAAGGCCTCGAGTCCCTCGCCACAGGAGACAATCGAACCCGATTCCAATTGGGAAACCATGCCTTTTTCAGCAGCAGTTCTTCTACATtcaccacaaaaaaaaaaaagaatcaaTCATTGGTGTTACATGAAAATTGTAGGAATTTACAGAAAATTTCCATTAAAACAACTGAAACGTCTTGGGAATATTGTTGATGGATGATTCATCAATCATCACCATACGAGCACAAAGTTCATCAAACAAAGCATTCATCGTAATTTAAATCCTCCAATGAAAACTAAATCACAGATATCAACATGTAATAAAAATCTaagcacaaaaaaaaataaaaaatcattccACAGCCCTAATCAGAAACTCAAGATTGAATTCCGTTAAAATCCAAGAAAATTCCAACAAAGACGAAATGCAGTAAACAAGGGGATCACCTGATGCAGAGTGCCGAAGAGACACGCAGCCGCTTGCAAACGATGAAACCTCCATGATCCAGCTACGCAGAATGTCGAGCGAGAATCGTCAATTGTATTGTACTTGATTATTACGTAATTAATCAACACCGATAAAATCTTTGAACTAATCCAtccatttataaaaattaacgAACCGAAAAATTGACGGAtgaaattatattaatattatattgtcCCAAATGGATAAACCATAGGTGTCGTGGAGGCTTTTTGAGTTCCCACATTGACTTTTGTTAATTAGACACGTCAGAAGATTTTTTCTATTAAATGAGCCGCCAGTCAGCGTTTTCAAGCATACCTTTCTCGGCCTTTTGGCTAAGATCAAGTGTAGTATCTGTTCTTATCAGTTTAATATCTCATACGTGGGCTAATGGCCCACACGATATTAAATTAATTCTTTTAGGGGAAGGCCCACCAAGGCAGCTTGCTGTTTGGGCTCCATGGGCCTGGCTAACCCCTCCAATTCGAGTTCGAATATTTAGGCAACTAATGGACCGAATTTGTTCGGTTCAATTCAAAGTGTGTGGGTATTTCTTAGcccatttgaaaagaaaaaaaaattgaagccaactcttaaataattttaattattataatataattttgaaGTTTTAAAAGTGTCATTCGTTTATCATTTCATTTAAAAGGATCTTTCAAGTTACATACGATTGGGAAAAAAAAACAGGATATTTATTTATAGCAGGGAGTATTACTGTAATAATTTTTCTTTCACAGTTCTATAGAGAAttacaaatttatttttcactTTTTGTGAAGCAATATTCGTACACAAAACTTAAGGCATGATTAGTAGGAGGAAATGAGGTAGGAATAGAAGAAGCATTCTCATCTCATTTTCTATAATCATACTTGGTTTGGAacctaaaataataattataataataataatattattataaaattaattcactaccatttataaatataaaattattaatgaataatgatgatgatattaataacaaaataaataaagcaATCACTTAATAATAAcctatattataaaaatatataatataataaaataattgttaaataataactatcgcaatattttattaaaaggggcttattttaataaataaaatactaataataataattactaaACTaagattaatatttatattagttTTACTATaaagataattttataatgatTAGTAGACTATAAatagttataattttttattgtttttaaataataattataataaatattttttaacctATAATAAATATTGTTGAGTAGCTACTATTTTGGTTTTTAATGAAAACattatttgaaataattatatttcatttcgattttattttttcaatatcaATCATTTGAATGGAATAGACTTATTTTTTCTTTCCTATTCTTGTTCTATTATAAAGTTGATTCCATTTCAATCATGCtcttaaaagttttttttttaaaatttttataaaatattttaaaagtttttaaagaataaatatgtttttttaacaactattctataaaaattattttaacatttcaaaaataatgttgTTTATCTTTTCCATCTAAAAACATTTTtcaagtattttttaaaaactatacttatataaaactttttaaaaatattttttttaaaattgtatccaaacacatatttaagtttttttcacttataaaatatttaattttttttaaaatacatgtCCAAACAGAACATAATCTCCTCTTAATGTTTTACTGTTAGGAGTTCAAGATCTAAGTTTCGGTGTTTGAAAAATTACCTAAGTcatcaattgaagaagaaaaggcAGAAGAAGCAAGGAGCagatcaattgaagaagcagaAGCAGAAGAAGCAAGTAtcagatcaattgaagattAGCTCAACAACCAAGGAGCTTTTTGTGCTAAAAGACAAAGGCAATAAATGAAGATTTGAACGTTGCCAACAAAAAACCAGAAAGTCAAGATTTGAGAGTCATTTAAGGAGATACGTTGGCGGCTCATTCAGATCACCTGTCGGCAGCTTAACAACTATATTCTGAAGGCTATAAATACTGAAATAAAAACACAAGAAGGAGAGCCAAGATATTGATATTGATATAAATACAAGAATACACGATCAAGTTAAAAGCTTCAAGCGCAGTTGAAGCAGAGCAATTGAAGCACACACTCAGTGTCATATCAGATCAAGTGAGGATCATTTTGTGCTGAGTTTATTCAGTTGTAAGATTATATCAGATCAGTTGAGTGTTCTGTAAAACACTACCTTTGTAACAAGAAACAATCAAGGGCTGTGTTCTTGAGTGTCTAGGATTTCTGAGATAGGCAGAGGTGTAAGTCCAATCTTGGATCGGATCtgtgcaaattgcttgtataagatcaaagtcttctagaagagagtgaatccttccgaggtagAAGAAGGGATGCCGTAGGAGATTGGCAGCAGTTAATCAAGCTTGGAACAGATGAGGAGGCTGAGCAGATCAGGAGTCTAATGATTGAAGATCTTAAAGAACTCTGCTGCTCAGATAGTTCCAGATCAAATGATGAAGAGAGCACAAGTCAACCAATTCATTCATCTGACTTTCTCGAACGTTGCTCAACTGAACCAATCGCTTTTATTGAAAAATCTTGTTGTTCATTGAGCACATCAAGTTCTGATGACAAAGATGAAGATAGCTGCCTCATGGCCAAAAGTGACCAACCATCTATCAGCAATCAATCATCAGATCAACTCTTCTCCAGTGAACAGGTATTTGATTTCAACTCAGATGAATTTACACGAGATGATTTAGTAAATGCATTACATGACATGAGTAATGAGTATCAACGGCTGTTCTTAGCATTTGAGGAAGTTAAGGCCAAGAAAAATGATCTGTCGGACTGCTCAACTGAACCCAATTGGGAAACATCAGTTGAGAAAATTAGTCTAGAAGCAGAGATTGCCAAACTTAAGATTGAAAATGATAAGCTACTAGTGGAAAGCCAACAGTTAAAGTCAGAAAACTTAAAACTTACTGAACTGATAACCACGTGGAATAAGTCATCTGTTTTGTTGACTGAGATGCAAGAGTCACAAAAGTCTTTTGGAGACAAGACATGTCTCGGCTTTGATGACAAGGACTGCAGATCAACTGAGAAAAGTACTCAATCCTGTCTGGACAAAAACACTtcaaattatgtgaaatttgtcaagtccagcatgatatatgaaaatatagaacctgATAATCATGTCAGTTCAACTATATCTCAACCAAAAACTCTTTACAATCGAGGATTGGGATATGTGGAACCAAAGAGTTCTAACTCAAGCtggatcaagaaaaaactagtTCGGTCTGGATATGGTCAAACAAGACAAGACTCTATGAAAGTACAACATAGACCacattatttcaaaaatatatccGTTCAAAAGAGATATTGGAGGCCTAACTTGTACAATCAATCTAGACATACATATCCAATGCACAAATGACACAATGCATATCATATTTATCATTCACATACACATCACCAGCACACACGACACAATATACAAACTTTATGGGACACTTTCAATGATCGACCTGTTAGATTAATCAAAGTTTGGGTTCCTAAAGGACTAATCCATCGAGAACCCACATAAGATATGGGTACCAtagcatatttttatttgtatttgcaGGTGACAAGTACTGAGAAGAATTGAGAAAGGAATTACAGTACAGCAAGCTTCAGAAAATTACAGAGGATGTTAGAGAAAATTatatccaatcttcaccgttcataatGAAGTTTAAGATGTTTTTAAGCTTCTGtacaaatttcagcttgatccgacgtctagattgtgagatatgattttttgaaaatttttgctcAGCAGAACAAGAAAGTAGCGCCCCTTGCTAGCGCGATAGCGCCCCTGGTAGAGCGATAGCCCCCCTcaatagcgcgatagcgctcaTAGCACTCCTTGGAAGCGCGATAGCACTTCAGTAGCGCTCCTccaaagcgcgatagcgctgttgCTATGAAAAGCATGCGAACCCGCACCAATCTTGGAGATTAGATGAAGAACTGTGAAAAATAAAAGCTCGATGGGATTTCATCTAACAGAGATTTTGAAGATCACAAGAACACATCACACAACACAAAATCTGGAGAGAAACACAACAGATTAAGGgggaatgaagattctctctGGCATCTTAATTAAAGAAGAAAGCAGATCAGTCGAGAAGAAGAAGGAAGAACAGAAGAACTGAGCAAAGCAGATCAATGTATCCAACAGGAACCAGATCAACTTGGAGGTAACATATCAACTCGAAGATACAGAGCAAGAGATAAGAATCCAGATAAGTTGGAGCATATCAAATAACTTAAGCTGGTGCAGTTCAGTAAATCGATCATATCTCATAGCTTGGTGATCCAAATTACTTGAGGCCAAAACGGTTGGAAATATTACTCAAATATCTAGAAGTCATATCTCAGGCCAGATGAGTTAATTCGGAAGTTATCAAGGCGAAAAGTTGGTCACAACATCGATCTGGATGCAAACCAGATCAAAGTTACAACAACCAGATCAAACAGACTAGCTCTGGTATTTTGGCCATAAATTACAGCTCGCGTATTCAAACGGGATGATTCAGTATGCGTTACGACGCTAAgacaatgatctacaaatcatcttCAAGAAGTTCAATCTGAATCGGAGTGTAAGAAGCAGATAAAGCATGATGAAGTTTCAAGATCTGCAAAGAAATTCTGCAGAACAGAATTTCTGACACAGCTTAGTATTTCGAGTATATCTCTCACATACAAACTCTAAATCAAGAAATTCTTGATTCCGTGGAAAGCCAAGAGAAagagctacaacttttatgtttatcattttgcCCAGAAATCAGTGAATCAAGAGCTATAAGCAAGTGAAAAGATCAGATTGAATCATAAACGAACCAGATCAATTGGAATGATGCAGATCAACTAAGAGGCTAGATCAACTATGAACCAGAATAGATCAAAGCTCTACCAGATCAAAGTCGGACCAAACCAGATCAAAGCTTGACCAGACCCGATGATTTTGACCATATCAACGTCAGATCAAATCAGACTGGACCAGACCAGACAGATCAAACAACCAGATCAATCAATTCATCCAAATGAACACTTCATTTGGAATCACCTTTAAAGGAGGAACAAATTCAAAGAAAGTaagagcagatcaaagaacgacTAAAAAGAAAAAGATCATCAGTTGATGCGATTGTCAAAAAGAGGAAAATGACAGATAAATTGCTTACTTTTATCAAACACCAAAAATGGGAAAATTGTTAGGAATTCAAAATCTAAGTTTCGGTGTTTGAAAAATTGCCTAAGTcatcaattgaagaagaaaaggcAGAAGAAGCAAGGAGCagatcaattgaagaagcagaAGCAAAAGAAGCAAGTAtcagatcaattgaagattAGCTCAACAACCAATGAGCTTTTTGTATTAAAAGACAAAGGCAATAAATGAAGATTTGAACGTTGCCAACAAAGAACCAGAAAGTCCAGATTTGAGAGTCATTTAAGGAGATACGTTGACGGCTCATTCAGATCACCTGTCAGCAGCTTAACAGCTATATTCTGAAGGCTATAAATACTCAGAAATAAAAACACAAGAAGGAGAGCCAAGATATTGAGATTGATATAAATACAAGAATACAAGATCAAGTTAAAATCTTCAAGAGCAGTTGAAGCAGAGCAATTGAAGCACACACTCAGTGTCATATCAGATCAAGTGAGGATCATTTTGTGCTGAGTTTATTCAGTTGTAAGATTATATCAGAACAGTTGAGTGTTCTGTAAAACACTACCTTTGTAACAAGAAACAGTCAAGGGCTGTGTTCTTGAGtgtctaggagttctgagataggcaGAGATGTAAGTCCAATCTTGGATCGGATCtgtgcaaattgcttgtataaGATCAAAGTTTTCTAGAagagagtgaatccttccgaggtggaagaaggggtgacgtaggagattgagctccgaacatccagaaataaGTCTTTGTGTTATTTCTTATCTGTCAAACACATTCACTCACCTCACGAATTCAACCAAGCCATTTGATCTGTGTTCGATCTGTTAGTCAATCTCTTCCGCACtgattgattaacatagacacaCAAAAAAGACAAGAGTTCATTTATTAAcccatctgaactccatataactAAGAAAGACATTTTTTGATCCTAACATTTACATATATAAAGTTTAAATGCCAATTTTCTTTCTATccataaatcaaaattttattaccCGAAAGCGAGAATTGCAAAAGTAACTAGTCAAAACTCGCAAATACGTCATATAACTTATAAGTTACTCGAACAACTATATACTCCAtacttgtcaaaaaaaaaaactatatactCTATAAAGTTAAAATGAGATAacaaattaattgttaattccTACATGCAATTTCACTATGAAATTTAAATAGCCAGATCCGATTGTGTTATATCGAAAATCTTGGCATATCGGGTCCATTACCAGTTCCAAACTGTGCGACTGAGGAGTAATAGATGATCAAACATGAGTCTCAACATCCAAATACgttttgacatatatatatcCAAGGTGTAGTCAATGTTGCtacgttttttatttttcatttttatatattaagtTTGGACCAATTTATAATAGTCTGATgaactaatttaaaaataaaaaggtaaaaaaaaCTTCAATATCTCATCTcataaagagagaaaaattggAAAATTCTCGCTCCATCGGGTTGAAATAAAAAAGTGCTCGCCGATATATTGACGATTGTCCATTCTCAATTTTGTCCAATTCTAACTAGAGAAGAAAAATATGTTTTAAGTAAAATATAAGGTTTCTCTACCACCAAGGCATACAAGATGCATGTGAGTGAGATTTGAAAATAAACTGATAATTATGCTCGTTTAACCTCTAGAGAGAGAGGTTCGAAAACCACGTTATATCGAAGCAATACAtcaagtatttatttatttaatgcgaatatttaatttatgaagAAAAATCGTAACTTGTCATTAATCAAATAGCATAATAATGGCAAAAAATTTTAGGCATAATCTCAAACATGAAGTTTACACCATTCATTTATAATCTCATGTAGATTACCCACTAAATTCTATTAAGTTGCGCGAGAGacgaatttcaaatatatttttgttgtttagatgTATaagtaaaatcataattttaaaTTCACTTCTCACATAgttatatgtatagtattattaattatgaaatcTATTCTATTTTGTCAAGTTCACTCGTTAATAGATTAGTCATTTGAAATCCATTCTATTTTGTCTTGTTAACGTGTAAAAAATTTTGAggtttggatttatgatttgtcattttaaacaataaaactaattatataattaaccTTTACATATTTTTAACGGTTAATTGTTAAAAAAATCCCCTCATCACATGTTTTATTATAATTCAGTCCCTGTCagattttttctttttctacACTCCCTGATCCATTAAAAGTTTGTTTCTACTCACTGGGCCTACAAATCAGTCACTGTGTCATGATTTTGTACTCAATTTGAGATAATTAAtgccaaaaatatataaatcaatacgtaaattaaatatttttgtactcaaatatcttaaattaatacaaaaaaattgtTAATTTTTGTGATTTTCAAAATACTAATATATGTCAAAAAATGAtgaacaaatattttaatataaatattttgtacatAAACATGTATTATAATAAGTTTTGGTAGTAATAAAGTAATTCAaatgttatactcaaaatcttGATTTTTGTACTAGATCTGAAACTATGAGTACTCAAATATTGTATATTAGTATCGTATATTTAACTTTTTGTACCATTTTTTATCCATGAAAAAAAGTGAGATCGGGGAGTTCAAACAAAAATTCCTGACACAAGAACTGATTCTTAATTTATACTTGATATCAAGAACTGATTCCCAAATAGCCCTATTTTTAACTCTCGTAC
Proteins encoded:
- the LOC140882042 gene encoding putative uridine kinase C227.14, with the translated sequence MEVSSFASGCVSLRHSASEELLLKKAWFPNWNRVRLSPVARDSRPLVRQTGILTWKKNNLQALHRHLKEVPVIDSGCMDEICKTLAERLVPTAAAESNPNFKRIIGLCGPPGSGKSTIASEIVRYINELWAQKSSSFDSQVESPEVAIMLPMDGFHLYLHQLDAMQDPEEAHARRGAPWTFDPERLLRCLIKLKNEGSVYVPSFNHGVGDPVEDDIFVNLQHKIVIVEGNYLLLDEGVWKDISCIFDEKWFIDIDITTAMERVLKRHIATGKPPDVAKWRVDYNDRPNAELIMKSKQNADLIIKLVDHAR